The genomic DNA CGAGCGCGTCTGCGAAGGTGTTGGGGTCTTTCGTCGAACCGGCGCTGAGGACCATCGCCGGCAGGTCGGCTGCCGATCCCGACTGCACGACCACACCGGAATCCTTCGGCAGCGCGGACTTCACCGAGTCGACGGCTGCCTTGATCGCACGAAGAGTCTCGTCGGCGTCGAGCTCGAACGGCCACGTGACCGCGACCTGCGCGCTGCCGGTCTGCGTCGTCGAGCTGATCGACGTGAGTCCGTTCACGCCCTTCAGAGCGTCCTCGACGGGCTCCGTGGCGAGCTGAACCATCTGGTCCGGTGCGAGCCCACTGGAATCCACCGAGATGTACGCTCCCGGCTGCTTGATCGACGGCATCAGCTCCTGGCGGAGCGATGTCATCGCGAAGAGGCCGAAGACCGCGACGGCGACCGTGATCAGGCAGACGATGGCACGGTTCGCGAGGCTGGCGCGCGTGAGGAATGTCATGTGTGTGGTGAGTTTCGTTCGGTACGACCGGAGCAGAGACGTCGCGCTCCCGGGCCCTGGCCGCAGTGGAGCAACGATCTCTCTCAGCAAACCGTGTCCGGCTTCTCCTGCCATCCGCCGCTGGTACCGGCCGCGTCGTACCACGGCACGATTCATTCACCACCGCAGGCGTTGGTCACACGGCGATCGAAGCGCCCGATGCCGGCGCTCTCAGCAGCCGAGTCGGTCCAGCGCCACGTCGAGGTTGGCTCGCGCCGTGGTCTCGCACCAGATCGCGTACTCGCCCTCGTACGCGCGAATCGTCACCTCGGTGACGAGCAGGAGGGAGTAGTACATCCGGCACAGCTGCAGTCGAGCCTGCCCGGCCTCGGTCGCGAGGAGGTCTGTCAGGACACCCCCGGCGGCGGCATCGCCGGCGAGGATGTCCGGATCCGGCGGAGCCGCGGAGAACTGCTCGGCGCCGGCCAGATCGAGCAGCGGATCCGCCCATACCGTCCGTTCGGTGTCGATGATTCCGACGATGCGCAGCGCGCCCTCATCGACGAAGACGTTGCCCGCCCACAGATCCGCGTGCACGACGGCTGGCGAGACCACCTCGTCCAGCTGCGTCGCATGGGCTGCCATTGCCGCGCGGACGCGGTCTCCCGGCAGCGCCACGTCCCAGTGCTCGCCGTCTGCCAGCACCGCATCGACCATCCGCCCGAACGCCTCCCGCCACGTCGCGCCGGAGAGTCCGGATTCGGGCGCTGGATACCCGAAGTACGGTGCCGTGACCCGATGGGCGGATGCCATGACCGCACCCAGTTCCCGCCGCAGAGCGTGCTGCGCGTCGTCATCGAGAGAGAGGTCGTTCCAGACCGCACCAGGCAGATGCTCGGTCACCACCACGTCGGCCGCGAGCCGGGTGCGCGTGAAGTCGGTCAGCTGCACCCGAGGCACGGGCACCCCGCTGCCGGCGAGCATGCCGAAGATGCGTGCCTCGGTGCCGAGGATCCCCTTCTCATAGGTGCTCATCCGGCCGGTGTCGGCCGCCACCATCTTGACGACCGATCGCGAACCGTCAGCGAACGTCGCGCACACCGCGGTGGCGAAGAGTCCGCCACCGAGACTCTCAAGGGTCTCCACCTCGCCAAGTGGGGCGAGAAGGTCTCTGAGGATCGCCGGATCAGCGTCGTATCGTCCCGTCACACGATGAGTATGGCGGGCCGCTCGATCGGCGACAAGCGCGATGACACGAAGAAGGCCCCGGGGCGAACCCCGGGGCCTTCTTTCACTCAGTCACACCTCAGTTATACGTACCGGGGGTGATGTCGTCCGTCGAGAACGCGTCGAAGTCGACGTAGCCGAAGTCGCCGTCCGCGTACGCGCCGTCGGATGCGAAGATCCGGTTCGGGTAGCGCTCGCTCTTGGCTTCTTCCGTCGCCTCGACCGTGACGTTGCGGTACTTCGCAAGTCCGGTTCCCGCGGGGATGAGCTTTCCGATGATGACGTTCTCCTTGAGACCGACCAGCGGGTCGCGCTTGCCCTCCATGGCGGCCTGCGTGAGCACGCGGGTCGTCTCCTGGAAGGATGCGGCCGACAGCCACGACTCGGTCGCGAGCGACGCCTTCGTGATACCCATCAGCTCCGGACGACCCGACGCCGGGCGCTTGCCCTCGGCGACAGCCTCGCGGTTGATCGCCTGGTAGCGCTTGAGGTCGACCATCTCACCCGGAAGCAGGGTCGTGTCGGCGTGATCGACGACGGTGACCTTGCGGAGCATCTGACGAACGATGACCTCGATGTGCTTGTCGTGGATCGGCACACCCTGCGAGCGGTAAACGCCCTGCACGCCGCCGACGAGGTAACGCTGAACCTCACGGGCGCCCATGACACGCATGACCTCCTTGGGGTCGAGCGTGCCGACGAGGATCGGCTGACCGACGGTGACGTGCTGGCCGTCCTCGACGAGAAGCGTCGCACGCTTCAGCACCGGGTAGACCACTGCCTCGTCGCCGTTGTCGGGCGTGAGGATGACCTTCTTGGCCTTGTCGGTCTCGTCGATCGTGATGCGGCCATCGGCCTCGGCGATCGGGGAAGCCGCCTTCGGCGTACGAGCCTCGAAGAGCTCCTGCACACGGGGCAGACCCTGGGTGATGTCATCTGCCGATGCCGAACCACCGGTGTGGAACGTACGCATCGTCAGCTGGGTACCGGGCTCACCGATCGACTGCGCCGCGATGATGCCGACGGCCTCGCCGATGTCGACGGTCTTGCCCGTCGCCAGCGAACGGCCGTAGCACTGCGCGCAGACACCGACGG from Microbacterium sp. LWO13-1.2 includes the following:
- a CDS encoding phosphotransferase — its product is MTGRYDADPAILRDLLAPLGEVETLESLGGGLFATAVCATFADGSRSVVKMVAADTGRMSTYEKGILGTEARIFGMLAGSGVPVPRVQLTDFTRTRLAADVVVTEHLPGAVWNDLSLDDDAQHALRRELGAVMASAHRVTAPYFGYPAPESGLSGATWREAFGRMVDAVLADGEHWDVALPGDRVRAAMAAHATQLDEVVSPAVVHADLWAGNVFVDEGALRIVGIIDTERTVWADPLLDLAGAEQFSAAPPDPDILAGDAAAGGVLTDLLATEAGQARLQLCRMYYSLLLVTEVTIRAYEGEYAIWCETTARANLDVALDRLGC